The following proteins come from a genomic window of Takifugu rubripes chromosome 11, fTakRub1.2, whole genome shotgun sequence:
- the gucy2f gene encoding retinal guanylyl cyclase 2 isoform X2, whose protein sequence is MQHFLPAVRGTLWESNHPCAPIIKNRSALMAFPFYNLLFWVLLGVFTFPCCVRCLIFRVGVLGPWNCDPVYHRALPAVAAKLAGSRINKDMSLDLGLDLELVILQEPCETSKALTAFIYYEERVDAFVGPSNPGYCVAASLLAKNWNKAIFSFCCLSYELDRAVGYPTFARTAPFSIDVLFNVLKHFRWANVAVVSSNEDLWRDTAIRVSTALRNKGLPVSLVMSMGMNETEVENSLKKIQNAGEVRVIIMCMHSVLVGGEHQATFLLKAKEMGLTGGKYVFVPYDTLHYSVPYNNVSHKPLQNSSQLREAYNAVLTITVASEPLSFNEAFAAAKKNQEVMLDVQPEQVHPLFGTIYNSIYILAKSIHNTRNGGMPLSGPNLAYFAKNINFSGFSHKVRVDNQGEVRTSYVILDSDGTGSQLYQTYTVDLTTGQLRFAGRSISFPGGAPPSSDSVCWFEKSAICTGGVEITYIIVIFAVIFSLAIGGLIISLFIRRRLQQIQLVKGPNRILLTFEDLTFINPQLSKKKITLEDLSESKSGLEEKSADRSHSVNSMQTTSHDTTNVAVYEGDWVWLKKFQEGHFKEVKQSTTKIFTKMKDLRNENVNPFLGFFSDCSMFAVVTEHCSRGSLQDLLKNEDVKLDWMFKSSLLLDLIKGMKYLHHRDFAHGRLKSRNCVVDGRFVLKITDYGFNELLESQKAPLEEFPPEDLLWTAPEFLRDVTSSRKGTSKGDVYSFSIILQEVVVRGPPYCMLGLPANEIIRKVKKPPPMCRPTVAPDQAPLECIQLMKQCWSEVPERRPTFDEIFDTFKLINKGKKTNIIDSMLRMLEQYSSNLEDLIRERTEELEVEKQRTEKLLSEMLPPSVAEALKTGGTVEPEYFDQVTIYFSDIVGFTTISSLSDPIEVVDLLNDLYSLFDAVLSNHDVYKVETIGDAYMVASGLPKRNGNKHAAEIANMSLNILSSVGTFHMRHMPDVPVRIRIGIHSGPCVAGVVGLTMPRYCLFGDTVNTASRMESTGLPYRIHVNMSTVKILHSLNEGYKIQVRGKTELKGKGIEETYWLVGKTDFAKPLPTPPDIKPGEDNHGLKPEEIAAYRRKKAASLVRAQEG, encoded by the exons ATGCAACATTTTCTCCCAGCTGTCAGAGGGACATTATGGGAGTCCAACCATCCATGTGCTCCTATCATAAAAAACAGATCTGCTTTAATGGCATTTCCTTTTTATAACCTCCTCTTTTGGGTCCTTCTTGGTGTGTTCACATTCCCATGTTGTGTTCGCTGTTTGATATTCAGAGTGGGAGTCCTGGGGCCCTGGAACTGCGACCCCGTTTATCACCGAGCACTTCCTGCCGTTGCAGCCAAGCTCGCTGGAAGCAGGATAAATAAAGACATGAGTCTGGATCTGGGCCTGGATTTAGAACTTGTCATCCTGCAAGAGCCCTGTGAAACATCCAAAGCCCTCACTGCCTTCATCTACTATGAGGAGAGGGTGGATGCCTTCGTGGGGCCCTCTAACCCAGGATACTGCGTGGCAGCTTCCCTGCTGGCCAAGAACTGGAACAAGGCCATCTTCTCATTTTGCTGCCTGAGCTACGAGCTGGACCGCGCCGTTGGATACCCTACTTTTGCCAGGACCGCGCCCTTTTCCATCGACGTGTTGTTTAACGTGTTGAAGCACTTCAGGTGGGCTAATGTAGCGGTAGTCTCATCCAACGAGGATCTTTGGAGGGACACTGCCATTAGGGTCTCCACTGCTTTGAGGAATAAAGGCCTTCCAGTTAGTCTGGTTATGTCTATGGGAATGAatgagacagaggtggagaacTCTCTGAAGAAGATCCAGAATGCCGGAGAGGTTCGAG TCATCATCATGTGTATGCACTCTGTGTTGGTTGGTGGGGAACATCAGGCCACGTTCCTTCTGAAAGCCAAGGAGATGGGCTTGACGGGTGGGAAGTACGTGTTTGTGCCCTACGACACCCTCCACTACAGCGTTCCCTACAACAATGTGTCTCACAAGCCCCTCCAAAACAGCAGCCAGCTGAGGGAGGCTTACAATGCCGTGCTCACCATCACCGTCGCCTCTGAGCCACTGTCCTTCAATGAGGCGTTCGCCGCTGCCAAGAAGAACCAGGAAGTGATGCTGGATGTTCAGCCCGAGCAG GTTCACCCACTATTTGGCACCATCTATAACAGCATCTACATACTAGCAAAGTCCATCCACAACACCAGGAATGGGGGTATGCCGCTGTCAGGTCCTAACCTGGCCTACTTTGCCAAGAACATCAACTTCAGTGGCTTCAGCCATAAAGTAAGAGTGGACAATCAAGGGGAAGTTAGGACCTCATATGTCATCCTGGACTCTGACGGCACTGGGAGTCAGCTTTACCAGACGTACACGGTGGACCTAACGACCGGACAACTTCGGTTTGCTGGAAGGTCCATCAGTTTTCCCGGAGGAGCCCCTCCATCTTCAGACTCTGTCTGCTGGTTTGAAAAAAGTGCCATCTGTACAGGAG GTGTGGAGATCACTTACATCATAGTGATATTTGCTGTCATATTCAGTCTGGCTATAGGAGGACTCATTATAAGTCTTTTCATCAG GAGGCGACTCCAACAGATCCAGCTGGTCAAAGGCCCCAACCGGATCCTCTTGACCTTTGAAGATCTTACATTCATCAATCCCCAGCTTAGCAAGAAG AAAATCACGTTGGAGGATTTGAGCGAGTCCAAGAGTGGTCTGGAGGAGAAATCTGCTGACCGCTCACACTCCGTCAACAGCATGCAGACGACTTCTCACGACACCACCAATGTGGCCGTGTACGAG GGGGACTGGGTTTGGCTGAAGAAATTTCAAGAGGGTCATTTCAAAGAAGTGAAGCAGAGCACCACCAAGATATTCACAAAG ATGAAGGACCTGAGAAACGAGAACGTGAATCCCTTCCTGGGCTTCTTCTCGGACTGCTCCATGTTCGCAGTGGTGACGGAACATTGTTCACGGGGAAGTCTGCAGGACTTGCTGAAGAATGAAGATGTAAAGTTAGACTGGATGTTCAAATCTTCACTCCTGCTTGACCTTATTAAG GGGATGAAATACCTCCACCACAGAGATTTTGCTCATGGCAGGTTAAAGTCCCGGAATTGTGTGGTTGATGGACGATTTGTCCTCAAAATTACCGACTATGGCTTTAATGAGCTCCTGGAGTCTCAGAAGGCTCCTCTAGAAGAGTTTCCACCAGAAG ATCTGTTATGGACGGCTCCAGAGTTCTTACGAGATGTCACAAGCTCACGGAAAGGCACTTCTAAAGGAGACGTGTACAGTTTTTCCATCATccttcaggaggtggtggtcaGAGGGCCTCCATATTGCATGCTGGGACTCCCTGCCAATG AGATCATCCGTAAGGTGAAGAAGCCTCCTCCGATGTGCCGGCCCACCGTGGCCCCAGACCAGGCTCCTTTAGAGTGTATCCAGCTGATGAAGCAGTGCTGGAGCGAAGTGCCCGAGCGCAGGCCCACGTTTGATGAGATCTTTGACACG TTCAAATTGATCAATAAGGGAAAGAAGACCAACATCATCGACTCCATGCTGAGGATGTTGGAGCAGTACAGCTCTAACCTGGAAGACCTGATTAGAGAGAGAACCGAAGAGTtggaggtggagaagcagagaacagagaagctgctgtcagagaTGCTTCCACC ATCTGTGGCAGAAGCTCTCAAGACCGGTGGCACAGTGGAGCCAGAGTATTTTGACCAGGTGACCATCTACTTCAGTGACATCGTGGGTttcaccaccatctcctcccTCAGTGACCCCATCGAGGTGGTCGACCTGCTCAACGACCTCTACTCTCTGTTTGACGCTGTGCTCAGTAACCATGACGTCTACAAG GTGGAGACTATTGGAGATGCCTACATGGTAGCTTCAGGCCTGCCTAAGAGAAACGGCAACAAGCACGCTGCCGAGATCGCCAACATGTCCCTGAACATCCTCAGCTCAGTGGGAACCTTCCACATGCGACACATGCCGGACGTTCCCGTCAGAATACGTATCGGAATCCATTCAG GGCCGTGCGTCGCTGGAGTGGTGGGTCTGACGATGCCACGGTACTGCCTTTTTGGAGACACAGTCAACACTGCCTCCCGTATGGAATCCACTGGGCTGC CTTATAGAATTCATGTAAATATGAGCACAGTCAAGATCCTCCATTCTCTTAATGAGGGTTATAAAATACAAGTAAGAGGCAAGACAGAGCTCAAG GGTAAAGGTATTGAAGAAACATATTGGCTTGTGGGGAAAACAGACTTTGCAAAGCCTTTGCCAACACCACCGGACATCAAACCAGG GGAAGACAATCACGGTCTGAAGCCTGAGGAAATAGCTGCATACAGGAGAAAGAAAGCAGCCTCTCTAGTCCGAGCGCAGGAG GGATAA
- the tsku gene encoding tsukushi gives MALCAWLLLWLLAPASSGAVNNCHPGCHCDVESFGLFDSFSLTRVDCQGVGPGITMPVAIPLDTTHLDLSFNAMGPLTNTMLAGPGYTTLVSLDLSNNHITKISPNALSKLRYLESLDLSHNELEQLSPSCFSGLPLAEVDLSHNNFREFDMDVFTNKANGEPVSIDLTHNKLVSVFATLHGRVLQSQSLNLSANQLSSVPDLTGLSLRLLSLDGNPIARITEGSFAHLKDLIYLSISGLNDLREIEPRGFKGLQSLQVLDLVNNPKLETLSPAIFSGLDSLEELNLSGSGVSSLPNNMLSHLPSIKRISLGKGVRCWRSQKQAQFHRQLGQLQHDDVLSCNVKGVML, from the exons ATGGCACTCTGCGCGTGGCTCCTTCTATGGCTGCTGGCCCCGGCCTCGTCCGGCGCCGTCAACAACTGCCACCCTGGATGCCATTGCGACGTGGAGAGCTTCGGCCTGTTCGACAGCTTCAGCCTGACCAGGGTGGACTGCCAGGGGGTGGGGCCTGGCATCACCATGCCTGTCGCCATCCCGCTGGACACGACCCACCTGGACCTCTCCTTCAACGCCATGGGACCCCTGACCAACACAATGTTAGCTGGTCCCGGCTACACCACCCTGGTCAGCTTGGATCTAAGCAACAATCATATAACAAAG ATAAGCCCCAACGCGCTGTCCAAGTTGCGTTACCTGGAGAGTCTGGATCTGAGCCACAACGAGCTGGAGCAGCTCTCCCCCAGCTGTTTCTCCGGCCTCCCGTTGGCCGAGGTCGACCTCAGCCACAACAATTTCCGGGAGTTCGACATGGATGTGTTCACGAATAAAGCCAACGGTGAGCCTGTCAGTATCGATCTGACTCACAACAAGCTCGTGTCCGTCTTCGCCACCTTGCACGGGAGAGTTTTGCAGAGTCAGAGCTTAAATctgtcagccaatcagctgtcCAGCGTGCCTGATCTGACTGGACTTTCACTCAGGTTGCTCAGCCTGGACGGTAACCCCATAGCACGCATCACCGAAGGATCTTTCGCTCATTTGAAGGATTTGATCTATTTATCCATCAGTGGCCTAAATGATCTTCGGGAAATTGAGCCCCGCGGCTTTAAGGGTCTTCAGAGCCTGCAGGTTTTGGATCTCGTAAACAACCCTAAGCTGGAGACTCTAAGTCCTGCCATCTTTAGTGGACTGGActctctggaggagctgaattTATCTGGCTCAGGCGTGTCGTCGTTACCAAATAACATGCTGAGCCACTTGCCCAGTATTAAGAGGATCTCGCTGGGAAAAGGTGTCCGGTGCTGGAGAAGCCAGAAACAGGCGCAGTTCCACCGGCAGCTGGGTCAGCTCCAGCACGATGATGTGCTCAGCTGTAATGTGAAGGGCGTCATGCTGTGA
- the gucy2f gene encoding retinal guanylyl cyclase 2 isoform X1 → MQHFLPAVRGTLWESNHPCAPIIKNRSALMAFPFYNLLFWVLLGVFTFPCCVRCLIFRVGVLGPWNCDPVYHRALPAVAAKLAGSRINKDMSLDLGLDLELVILQEPCETSKALTAFIYYEERVDAFVGPSNPGYCVAASLLAKNWNKAIFSFCCLSYELDRAVGYPTFARTAPFSIDVLFNVLKHFRWANVAVVSSNEDLWRDTAIRVSTALRNKGLPVSLVMSMGMNETEVENSLKKIQNAGEVRVIIMCMHSVLVGGEHQATFLLKAKEMGLTGGKYVFVPYDTLHYSVPYNNVSHKPLQNSSQLREAYNAVLTITVASEPLSFNEAFAAAKKNQEVMLDVQPEQVHPLFGTIYNSIYILAKSIHNTRNGGMPLSGPNLAYFAKNINFSGFSHKVRVDNQGEVRTSYVILDSDGTGSQLYQTYTVDLTTGQLRFAGRSISFPGGAPPSSDSVCWFEKSAICTGGVEITYIIVIFAVIFSLAIGGLIISLFIRRRLQQIQLVKGPNRILLTFEDLTFINPQLSKKKITLEDLSESKSGLEEKSADRSHSVNSMQTTSHDTTNVAVYEGDWVWLKKFQEGHFKEVKQSTTKIFTKMKDLRNENVNPFLGFFSDCSMFAVVTEHCSRGSLQDLLKNEDVKLDWMFKSSLLLDLIKGMKYLHHRDFAHGRLKSRNCVVDGRFVLKITDYGFNELLESQKAPLEEFPPEDLLWTAPEFLRDVTSSRKGTSKGDVYSFSIILQEVVVRGPPYCMLGLPANEIIRKVKKPPPMCRPTVAPDQAPLECIQLMKQCWSEVPERRPTFDEIFDTFKLINKGKKTNIIDSMLRMLEQYSSNLEDLIRERTEELEVEKQRTEKLLSEMLPPSVAEALKTGGTVEPEYFDQVTIYFSDIVGFTTISSLSDPIEVVDLLNDLYSLFDAVLSNHDVYKVETIGDAYMVASGLPKRNGNKHAAEIANMSLNILSSVGTFHMRHMPDVPVRIRIGIHSGPCVAGVVGLTMPRYCLFGDTVNTASRMESTGLPYRIHVNMSTVKILHSLNEGYKIQVRGKTELKGKGIEETYWLVGKTDFAKPLPTPPDIKPGEDNHGLKPEEIAAYRRKKAASLVRAQEVEPVVLSGGSICACQLGVMMNAGAHFCLAMLLNLLTLSLSTSS, encoded by the exons ATGCAACATTTTCTCCCAGCTGTCAGAGGGACATTATGGGAGTCCAACCATCCATGTGCTCCTATCATAAAAAACAGATCTGCTTTAATGGCATTTCCTTTTTATAACCTCCTCTTTTGGGTCCTTCTTGGTGTGTTCACATTCCCATGTTGTGTTCGCTGTTTGATATTCAGAGTGGGAGTCCTGGGGCCCTGGAACTGCGACCCCGTTTATCACCGAGCACTTCCTGCCGTTGCAGCCAAGCTCGCTGGAAGCAGGATAAATAAAGACATGAGTCTGGATCTGGGCCTGGATTTAGAACTTGTCATCCTGCAAGAGCCCTGTGAAACATCCAAAGCCCTCACTGCCTTCATCTACTATGAGGAGAGGGTGGATGCCTTCGTGGGGCCCTCTAACCCAGGATACTGCGTGGCAGCTTCCCTGCTGGCCAAGAACTGGAACAAGGCCATCTTCTCATTTTGCTGCCTGAGCTACGAGCTGGACCGCGCCGTTGGATACCCTACTTTTGCCAGGACCGCGCCCTTTTCCATCGACGTGTTGTTTAACGTGTTGAAGCACTTCAGGTGGGCTAATGTAGCGGTAGTCTCATCCAACGAGGATCTTTGGAGGGACACTGCCATTAGGGTCTCCACTGCTTTGAGGAATAAAGGCCTTCCAGTTAGTCTGGTTATGTCTATGGGAATGAatgagacagaggtggagaacTCTCTGAAGAAGATCCAGAATGCCGGAGAGGTTCGAG TCATCATCATGTGTATGCACTCTGTGTTGGTTGGTGGGGAACATCAGGCCACGTTCCTTCTGAAAGCCAAGGAGATGGGCTTGACGGGTGGGAAGTACGTGTTTGTGCCCTACGACACCCTCCACTACAGCGTTCCCTACAACAATGTGTCTCACAAGCCCCTCCAAAACAGCAGCCAGCTGAGGGAGGCTTACAATGCCGTGCTCACCATCACCGTCGCCTCTGAGCCACTGTCCTTCAATGAGGCGTTCGCCGCTGCCAAGAAGAACCAGGAAGTGATGCTGGATGTTCAGCCCGAGCAG GTTCACCCACTATTTGGCACCATCTATAACAGCATCTACATACTAGCAAAGTCCATCCACAACACCAGGAATGGGGGTATGCCGCTGTCAGGTCCTAACCTGGCCTACTTTGCCAAGAACATCAACTTCAGTGGCTTCAGCCATAAAGTAAGAGTGGACAATCAAGGGGAAGTTAGGACCTCATATGTCATCCTGGACTCTGACGGCACTGGGAGTCAGCTTTACCAGACGTACACGGTGGACCTAACGACCGGACAACTTCGGTTTGCTGGAAGGTCCATCAGTTTTCCCGGAGGAGCCCCTCCATCTTCAGACTCTGTCTGCTGGTTTGAAAAAAGTGCCATCTGTACAGGAG GTGTGGAGATCACTTACATCATAGTGATATTTGCTGTCATATTCAGTCTGGCTATAGGAGGACTCATTATAAGTCTTTTCATCAG GAGGCGACTCCAACAGATCCAGCTGGTCAAAGGCCCCAACCGGATCCTCTTGACCTTTGAAGATCTTACATTCATCAATCCCCAGCTTAGCAAGAAG AAAATCACGTTGGAGGATTTGAGCGAGTCCAAGAGTGGTCTGGAGGAGAAATCTGCTGACCGCTCACACTCCGTCAACAGCATGCAGACGACTTCTCACGACACCACCAATGTGGCCGTGTACGAG GGGGACTGGGTTTGGCTGAAGAAATTTCAAGAGGGTCATTTCAAAGAAGTGAAGCAGAGCACCACCAAGATATTCACAAAG ATGAAGGACCTGAGAAACGAGAACGTGAATCCCTTCCTGGGCTTCTTCTCGGACTGCTCCATGTTCGCAGTGGTGACGGAACATTGTTCACGGGGAAGTCTGCAGGACTTGCTGAAGAATGAAGATGTAAAGTTAGACTGGATGTTCAAATCTTCACTCCTGCTTGACCTTATTAAG GGGATGAAATACCTCCACCACAGAGATTTTGCTCATGGCAGGTTAAAGTCCCGGAATTGTGTGGTTGATGGACGATTTGTCCTCAAAATTACCGACTATGGCTTTAATGAGCTCCTGGAGTCTCAGAAGGCTCCTCTAGAAGAGTTTCCACCAGAAG ATCTGTTATGGACGGCTCCAGAGTTCTTACGAGATGTCACAAGCTCACGGAAAGGCACTTCTAAAGGAGACGTGTACAGTTTTTCCATCATccttcaggaggtggtggtcaGAGGGCCTCCATATTGCATGCTGGGACTCCCTGCCAATG AGATCATCCGTAAGGTGAAGAAGCCTCCTCCGATGTGCCGGCCCACCGTGGCCCCAGACCAGGCTCCTTTAGAGTGTATCCAGCTGATGAAGCAGTGCTGGAGCGAAGTGCCCGAGCGCAGGCCCACGTTTGATGAGATCTTTGACACG TTCAAATTGATCAATAAGGGAAAGAAGACCAACATCATCGACTCCATGCTGAGGATGTTGGAGCAGTACAGCTCTAACCTGGAAGACCTGATTAGAGAGAGAACCGAAGAGTtggaggtggagaagcagagaacagagaagctgctgtcagagaTGCTTCCACC ATCTGTGGCAGAAGCTCTCAAGACCGGTGGCACAGTGGAGCCAGAGTATTTTGACCAGGTGACCATCTACTTCAGTGACATCGTGGGTttcaccaccatctcctcccTCAGTGACCCCATCGAGGTGGTCGACCTGCTCAACGACCTCTACTCTCTGTTTGACGCTGTGCTCAGTAACCATGACGTCTACAAG GTGGAGACTATTGGAGATGCCTACATGGTAGCTTCAGGCCTGCCTAAGAGAAACGGCAACAAGCACGCTGCCGAGATCGCCAACATGTCCCTGAACATCCTCAGCTCAGTGGGAACCTTCCACATGCGACACATGCCGGACGTTCCCGTCAGAATACGTATCGGAATCCATTCAG GGCCGTGCGTCGCTGGAGTGGTGGGTCTGACGATGCCACGGTACTGCCTTTTTGGAGACACAGTCAACACTGCCTCCCGTATGGAATCCACTGGGCTGC CTTATAGAATTCATGTAAATATGAGCACAGTCAAGATCCTCCATTCTCTTAATGAGGGTTATAAAATACAAGTAAGAGGCAAGACAGAGCTCAAG GGTAAAGGTATTGAAGAAACATATTGGCTTGTGGGGAAAACAGACTTTGCAAAGCCTTTGCCAACACCACCGGACATCAAACCAGG GGAAGACAATCACGGTCTGAAGCCTGAGGAAATAGCTGCATACAGGAGAAAGAAAGCAGCCTCTCTAGTCCGAGCGCAGGAGGTAGAGCCCGTTGTGTTGTCTGGTGGAAGTATCTGTGCCTGTCAGTTGGGTGTAATGATGAATGCAGGCGCACACTTTTGCCTCGCCATGCTGCTCAATCTCTTGACCTTATCACTTTCTACATCCTCCTAA